DNA sequence from the Alkaliphilus metalliredigens QYMF genome:
CATGATACATGAGCAATTATCCGTAACGGGCTCCTATGTGCCTAAAAAGGCAGCCCCCCCTTATATGGCTGGATTTGCTGAGGTTGAAGTAGATCTTGAAACCGGAAAGGTAGAAGTCATTGACTTTGTTGGTGTGGTGGATTGTGGTACTCCCATTAATCCAAATTTAGCCAGGATACAGGTGGAGGGTGGCATCGTTCAAGGAATTGGTTTTGCCCTTTATGAAGAAGTTAATTATACCAAGGAAGGAAGACTTATGAATGATACCTTCATGGAATATAAGATGCCCACTAGAAGGGATATCCAAAATATACAGGTGGAATTAGTTGCGGGATATGATGAAACGGGACCCTATGGAGCTAAATCCATAGGAGAAGTGGTCATCAATACAGTTGCACCGGCCATCACTGATGCAATCTATAATGCCTGTGGCGTTAGAATCAAAGAATTACCGGCTACACCAGAAAAAGTATTAATGCAGCTATAAGAGGCGACGTGGTGTGTGTGGCCAGGTTACGCAGATGTCACACCTGCTGTTAGGTGACAGGTTATAGAATGACAGATTAAAACGATGGAAAACCCTTTGGAGAAAAATCATACTCTGAAGGGTTTTTACTATTTTGAAAGTATTTAACTAGGATTGTTTTAGTGTATTATGGATGGCTAGAATATGACAATATATTACATTAATAAGCAAAATATCTACTTTCATTTAGTGCAAAGGTCCTCAATCTACAAAAATATACAAAAAAAAGGAGGAATATACAAAAAATAGACTAATTTGTTATGAGTTAATATTTTAGGTAAAGTGTGTGGACCTCAAATTTTATGTTGAATAGTAGCTCCTAAATAAAAGAGTGGTTAAACTAACAATTCAATAATTTCAAAAGGACATTAAAGGAGGAACATAATGACAAAGGGATTATAGGGAAAGAAATTAAGTGCTTTTCAATGCAATCAACACAGGTGTCAGTGGATTAACTGCAGAAAGATTTAATATTGGTAGAAATGAGGTAAATTGATGTCGGAAGTCGTAGAACAAATACGTAATCAGCTGAATGAATATATTCAAGGATTAGATAAGAACAAAAAGATTAAGATTGGCCTTTCGGCCCTTTTCATTTTAATCTCACTTACAGGAATTATATATTTTTTTTCAAGACCAGATTATGTGGTGTTATATAATAATTTGAACCCAGAAGAATCTGGGTCAGTGATGGAAACACTACAGGGTAGCAATATTCGCGCAGACTTTGGCGATACAAGTGGAACAATTCTTGTTAGAAAACAAGATGAAAAAAGAGCTCAAGTCGTTGTTGCTACACAGGGGTTGCCTACGGCACGTTTCTCCTATGAAGATGCTTTTTCGGGAAATTCGTGGATGATGACAAGTGAGGAACGAGCACAACGAATTCTAATTGCCCAGCAAAATTATTTAGCCAGTACTATGGAAGAAATCCCAGGGGTCAGTAAGGCTGTGGTAAACCTGACAATACCAGAAAGAACAGGGTTTATGATGGCTGACAATAACGCAAATGCCAAGGCTTCAGTTTGGCTTGATATATCAAGTAATGCGAACCTGGAAAGCGGTAGTATTAAAGGGATTGCCATCCTTGTGTCCAATGCAGTCCAAGGGCTTGAGCCAGAGAATGTAACGATTCACGGACCTGATGGTCGGGTGTTAAACCAAGAAGCAGGAAGCGATAGTAGCTTGCTAGGGGCAAGCGATCAAATGAACTTACAACAAGCAGTGCAAAAAGATCTAGAAAAAAGTATTACTGACTTCCTATCAAGCGTTTATGGACATGGTAATGTTGTTGTCATGGCAGGGGTGAGACTGGGCTTTGATAGCAATGTGACAGAACTAGTGGAGTTTGCACCACCTATTGAAGGTCAAGAAACTGGAATCATTCGAAGTATGCATGAATTAACCCATACTGCCATTGATGGTCCAGGAGGTGGAATTCCCGGAGTAGATCCAAATGTGGGAGACATCCCTCAAAATGTTGAAGATGATGAATATCTTTCTAGATATGACGAAGCCAGTCAAACAATTAATTATGAAATCAATGAACTGCGCCAAAAAATCGTAAAAGCACATGGACAGGTACATGACATTTCCGTAGCAGTATATGTAAATAAGAGCACATTGGCTGATGGGGACTTATCAGATCAAGAAAGAAGAGAACTGATTAATATTGTATCGGCAGCTGCAGGCTTGGATACAAGAGTTGTCCAAGTCGGTGTTCAAGAATTCAATGATTCTCTGGCGGATCAATGGCAGCTGGCTATGGATGGAAATTTGGCAGCAGGTGAAGGCGGCCAGCCATGGTGGTTAATTGGTTTGCTAGCAACATTGATATTAGGAGCAGCATACATTGTCATTAACAAAGTTAGAAAAAACCGAAGCCAAGAAGAAGAGATTCTAGTTCAAGATGTGATGATTCCAGATGAACTAGAGGAAATCAACTTAGACTTATCAGGCTCTCAAGTAAAACAGCAAATCGAAAAGTTAGTCAATAAGAAACCAGATGCAGTTGCCCAGATGTTGAAAAATTGGATCAATGAAGAATAGAGGTGAGGAGATGT
Encoded proteins:
- the fliF gene encoding flagellar basal-body MS-ring/collar protein FliF encodes the protein MSEVVEQIRNQLNEYIQGLDKNKKIKIGLSALFILISLTGIIYFFSRPDYVVLYNNLNPEESGSVMETLQGSNIRADFGDTSGTILVRKQDEKRAQVVVATQGLPTARFSYEDAFSGNSWMMTSEERAQRILIAQQNYLASTMEEIPGVSKAVVNLTIPERTGFMMADNNANAKASVWLDISSNANLESGSIKGIAILVSNAVQGLEPENVTIHGPDGRVLNQEAGSDSSLLGASDQMNLQQAVQKDLEKSITDFLSSVYGHGNVVVMAGVRLGFDSNVTELVEFAPPIEGQETGIIRSMHELTHTAIDGPGGGIPGVDPNVGDIPQNVEDDEYLSRYDEASQTINYEINELRQKIVKAHGQVHDISVAVYVNKSTLADGDLSDQERRELINIVSAAAGLDTRVVQVGVQEFNDSLADQWQLAMDGNLAAGEGGQPWWLIGLLATLILGAAYIVINKVRKNRSQEEEILVQDVMIPDELEEINLDLSGSQVKQQIEKLVNKKPDAVAQMLKNWINEE